The following are from one region of the Brevinematales bacterium genome:
- the aroA gene encoding 3-phosphoshikimate 1-carboxyvinyltransferase, with protein sequence MNDQYYIIPAKKPLTGKTVRLPGSKSITNRTLIISCLAGGTTLLRNFLLSDDTTYMLQALQEMGHKIDLNEAKKECEVTGNGPFRSYERIDNFFIGNAGTAMRFLTSYLSLGEGMFRIDGDSRMRQRPIQDLIDALNQLGCNVRTEHENGNPPVIIKAKGLPGGTCSIVGKNSSQYISSILMSAPYAKSPVVLTTDDAASKPYIDMTVGMMKQFGAKISRSEYRSFEVLPGSYKMVPKYEIEPDASTASYFLAAAAIIGGDVEIGGLSRDSIQGDTGFADVLEKMGCAVEWKESSLTLRSDRRLQGIDIDMNSIPDMVLTLAVVALFADSPTRIRNVANLRIKESDRIKALSTELKKLGARVNEWDDGLEIFPNILPGEKYHGASIQTYNDHRVAMSFAVAGLRIEGVIIENPSCVSKTFPEFFDTLEDFTADK encoded by the coding sequence ATGAATGACCAGTACTATATCATCCCGGCGAAGAAACCGCTGACCGGAAAGACAGTCCGTCTTCCGGGATCGAAAAGCATCACTAACCGTACCCTGATTATTTCCTGTCTCGCCGGCGGGACTACCCTTCTGCGGAACTTCCTTCTCTCCGACGATACTACCTATATGCTCCAGGCGCTTCAGGAGATGGGGCATAAAATCGACCTGAACGAGGCGAAAAAAGAATGCGAAGTGACCGGGAACGGCCCGTTCCGCTCCTACGAACGTATCGATAACTTTTTTATCGGTAACGCCGGTACCGCGATGCGTTTCCTGACCTCGTACCTCAGCCTCGGCGAGGGAATGTTCCGTATCGACGGGGATTCGCGGATGCGCCAGCGCCCGATACAGGACCTGATCGACGCGCTCAATCAGCTCGGGTGTAATGTCCGTACCGAGCACGAGAACGGCAACCCGCCGGTCATCATCAAGGCGAAAGGCCTTCCGGGCGGGACATGCTCCATAGTCGGTAAAAACAGCAGTCAGTATATATCGTCCATCCTGATGTCCGCGCCCTACGCGAAGTCGCCCGTAGTATTGACGACCGACGACGCGGCGTCCAAACCGTATATCGATATGACGGTCGGGATGATGAAACAGTTCGGTGCGAAAATATCCCGCAGCGAGTACCGGAGTTTCGAGGTCTTGCCGGGGTCGTATAAAATGGTGCCGAAGTATGAAATCGAGCCGGACGCGTCTACCGCGTCCTATTTCCTCGCCGCCGCCGCCATCATCGGGGGCGATGTAGAAATCGGGGGGCTTTCCCGCGATTCCATACAGGGCGATACCGGTTTCGCGGACGTACTCGAAAAGATGGGGTGCGCGGTCGAATGGAAGGAATCGTCTCTTACCCTGCGTTCCGACAGGCGGCTTCAGGGAATCGACATCGATATGAACTCCATCCCGGATATGGTGCTGACCCTCGCGGTCGTCGCGCTGTTCGCGGACTCCCCCACCCGTATCCGAAATGTCGCCAACCTGCGCATCAAGGAGAGCGACCGGATCAAGGCGCTGTCCACCGAGCTGAAGAAGCTCGGCGCTAGGGTGAACGAATGGGACGACGGGCTGGAGATTTTCCCGAATATCCTGCCCGGCGAGAAGTACCACGGCGCGTCCATCCAGACCTACAACGACCACCGGGTCGCGATGT
- a CDS encoding 5-formyltetrahydrofolate cyclo-ligase, with translation MDVLQEKKTMRRQYLEARKALPREAVDNLSKTICHNIRYHIPHDFQSILFYVPINNEVDVLPLAKELFIEKRNILFPRLINDRIVPYIINDLEFDFVMGAYNIPEPDTQPYDGKIDLVLVPGVAFDCRGYRIGYGRGYFDQFLFGTEFVEAWGVAYNMQIAPGVPHTGHDYVLDSLITETGITLCQTGVEHE, from the coding sequence TTGGACGTCCTGCAAGAAAAAAAGACCATGCGAAGACAGTACCTGGAAGCTCGAAAAGCGCTGCCGCGTGAGGCAGTCGACAATCTATCTAAAACTATCTGCCATAACATCCGGTATCATATCCCCCACGATTTTCAGTCGATTCTATTCTACGTCCCTATCAATAACGAGGTGGACGTGCTCCCCCTCGCGAAGGAATTATTTATCGAGAAACGCAATATCCTTTTCCCGCGCCTGATTAACGACCGTATTGTCCCGTATATTATCAACGACCTCGAGTTCGATTTCGTCATGGGCGCGTACAATATTCCCGAACCGGATACCCAGCCTTATGACGGGAAAATCGACCTGGTACTCGTGCCCGGCGTGGCGTTCGACTGCCGGGGTTACCGCATCGGGTACGGACGCGGATACTTCGACCAGTTCCTTTTCGGCACGGAGTTCGTCGAGGCGTGGGGGGTCGCATATAATATGCAGATTGCTCCCGGCGTCCCGCATACCGGGCATGACTATGTCCTGGATAGCCTGATTACCGAGACTGGGATAACCCTCTGCCAAACCGGAGTCGAGCATGAATGA
- a CDS encoding HEAT repeat domain-containing protein has protein sequence MKTFMVGVLVFFSLMICSQVFAGDSDAYFTYQSPYDPLFVNLDASSSNMLIESLYSEDLNLVFSALKKIGDIKLKAAKVNVKDVLGFTNPAANYGKPMEMAKRKYIYLMSIWVLGRIGDDKDAELLTSYIKDSTDVETQYYIILALGEFAPSPKALDSLNKMTGYVTDERLAKACINAILKHNSKTSIIPLLKMSERPIFSPEFKKIIANTIDQLGKTGK, from the coding sequence ATGAAAACGTTTATGGTTGGTGTGTTAGTTTTTTTCAGCCTGATGATCTGCTCTCAGGTGTTCGCAGGCGATTCGGATGCCTATTTTACCTACCAAAGCCCATACGACCCCTTGTTTGTGAATCTCGACGCTTCATCGAGTAACATGCTGATCGAATCGTTATACAGCGAGGACTTGAATCTGGTTTTCAGCGCGCTTAAGAAAATTGGCGATATAAAGTTAAAGGCCGCGAAGGTTAATGTGAAGGACGTTTTGGGATTCACCAATCCAGCCGCCAATTACGGCAAACCGATGGAAATGGCGAAGCGCAAGTATATTTACCTGATGTCCATCTGGGTTTTGGGGCGTATCGGCGACGATAAGGACGCGGAACTTCTCACGAGCTATATAAAAGACAGCACCGATGTCGAGACCCAATACTATATCATCCTCGCGCTGGGCGAGTTTGCGCCTTCTCCGAAGGCTTTAGATTCCCTCAATAAAATGACGGGGTATGTTACCGACGAGCGCCTCGCTAAGGCGTGTATTAACGCGATACTCAAGCATAACTCCAAAACTTCGATCATTCCGCTCCTGAAGATGTCGGAACGCCCGATATTCAGCCCGGAGTTTAAGAAGATTATCGCGAACACGATTGACCAATTGGGTAAAACGGGCAAATAA